In a genomic window of Macrobrachium nipponense isolate FS-2020 chromosome 10, ASM1510439v2, whole genome shotgun sequence:
- the LOC135223723 gene encoding brachyurin-like translates to MFRGMLLVLLCALVSATHQPQALTPQVKPGGSHSNVIGGTEVTPHSHPYVVHIDAWGVCQGFLLSDEWVVTIAQCIAPAEEAVLTFGAHNIYEHEPEQVKFYSSEFIVHEEFSPTDFLNDIALIKLQQPILFTPAIQPAELPTYSIQNGSRAILTGWGQTSESDPYYSDVLREGKVTISHDKECEDYYGLTYPHTICVMTGHGSAPFCQGDFGSTLYFQGMVHGIASFYSAAGCDSDGGDVYNSHLRLRGLD, encoded by the exons ATGTTTCGTGGAATGCTGCTTGTCCTTCTCTGTGCCCTGGTG AGCGCGACTCACCAGCCTCAGGCACTGACTCCCCAGGTCAAACCAG GGGGATCTCACTCCAATGTCATCGGAGGGACTGAAGTGACGCCCCATTCCCATCCCTATGTGGTTCACATCGACGCCTGGGGCGTGTGTCAGGGCTTCCTGCTCTCCGACGAATGGGTCGTCACCATTGCTCAGTGCATTGCGCC CGCCGAGGAAGCCGTCTTGACTTTCGGAGCCCACAACATTTACGAACACGAACCCGAACAGGTAAAGTTCTACTCCAGCGAATTCATTGTCCACGAGGAATTCAGCCCGACAGACTTCCTGAACGACATCGCCCTTATCAAACTGCAGCAGCCAATTCTTTTCACGC CTGCTATACAGCCGGCGGAACTCCCGACGTACAGCATTCAAAACGGATCTCGGGCCATTCTGACCGGATGGGGACAGACATCTGAAA GTGACCCTTACTATTCTGACGTTCTGAGGGAAGGGAAGGTGACGATTTCCCATGACAAAGAATGTGAAGACTACTACGGACTGACATACCCTCACACTATCTGCGTCATGACTGGTCATGGAAGCGCACCTTTCTGTCAG GGTGACTTCGGCAGCACTCTGTACTTCCAAGGGATGGTCCACGGCATTGCGTCCTTCTACTCTGCTGCAGGATGTGACAGTGATGGAGGTGATGTCTATAACTCGCATCTACGACTTCGTGGACTGGATTAA